The Musa acuminata AAA Group cultivar baxijiao chromosome BXJ1-3, Cavendish_Baxijiao_AAA, whole genome shotgun sequence genome window below encodes:
- the LOC135616806 gene encoding pentatricopeptide repeat-containing protein At4g18520, chloroplastic-like: protein MLLSPPSLEIPLFQPYHILLHPHPLLPTKRTASCSASQRSSRHSLPPKSLRLLTEIPSFAADVEPIPDSFYSAARDPDDSSRGAAVVRRFDHGTLSSLLLSCSNLKAVKCLHAAAVRSSDASVTFVVNNLISAYVRFRELVAARKLFDGMPKRNVVSWTAMISGCLKMGLDDEVLRLFEALIESHVEANSLTYVCLLKSCGNLLEFELGRQIHSCVVKGNWSNKIVDSALVYFYAECGDLLCSSRVFARMSSKDVVTWTTMITAHVQRGHGYEALSMFQEMQHLGFSPNEFTVCSILKACGELKELRFGKQLHGAIVKKKFKEDVYVGSSLVNMYARCDEVLDARTVFDMMPKRNTITWTSLISGYSRCGLGEEAILLFRRMKRRRVFANNLTVVSILSACGSIGSLCLGKEVHAQIIKNSDIGNIHIGSTLIWFYCKYGEYAYAARVLEAMPAKDVISWTAIISGLTSLGHGSEALEFLNDMLLEGVEPNPFTYSSALKACSKLEAITSGKWLHACVSKTSSLSNVFVGSALIDMYMRCGCTSDALRVFDTMQERNLVSWKMMVIGYAKNGLCQEALKFMYRMQEEGLYIDDYVLATVFGACGDVKWQLESPPTSCIVSS from the coding sequence ATGCTGCTGTCACCTCCCTCCCTAGAAATCCCTCTGTTCCAACCTTATCACATCCTCCTCCACCCGCACCCTCTTCTCCCCACCAAGCGCACAGCAAGTTGCAGCGCCTCTCAGAGGAGTAGCCGGCACAGCTTGCCGCCTAAATCGTTACGTCTTCTCACCGAAATCCCTTCTTTTGCCGCCGACGTCGAACCAATCCCCGACTCTTTTTATTCCGCCGCCCGTGACCCAGATGACAGCTCGCGGGGTGCCGCCGTCGTTCGCAGGTTCGATCACGGAACgctttcttccctcctcctctcgTGCTCCAACTTGAAGGCTGTCAAGTGCTTGCACGCGGCCGCCGTCAGGTCGTCCGATGCCTCTGTTACGTTCGTCGTTAACAACCTGATTAGTGCTTACGTGAGATTCCGTGAGCTGGTCGCAGCCAGGAAGCTGTTCGATGGAATGCCCAAAAGGAATGTCGTTTCTTGGACGGCCATGATCAGTGGGTGTCTTAAGATGGGCCTTGACGACGAAGTTCTGCGTCTGTTCGAGGCACTGATCGAAAGCCATGTCGAGGCTAATAGCTTGACGTATGTTTGCTTGTTGAAGTCATGTGGTAATTTATTGGAATTTGAACTTGGGAGACAGATTCATTCTTGTGTTGTCAAAGGGAATTGGAGCAACAAGATTGTAGACAGCGCACTCGTGTACTTTTATGCAGAGTGCGGTGATCTTCTCTGTTCTTCTAGAGTGTTTGCTAGGATGTCCTCCAAGGATGTTGTTACTTGGACTACCATGATCACGGCTCACGTGCAACGTGGGCATGGATATGAAGCATTGTCGATGTTTCAGGAGATGCAGCACCTGGGTTTTTCTCCAAATGAGTTCACTGTTTGTAGTATCCTGAAGGCTTGTGGAGAACTGAAGGAGTTGAGGTTTGGGAAGCAGCTGCATGGTGCTATAGTGAAGAAAAAGTTCAAAGAAGATGTGTATGTTGGGAGTTCTCTGGTTAACATGTATGCAAGGTGTGATGAGGTGTTGGATGCTAGAACAGTCTTCGATATGATGCCGAAGAGAAACACAATCACATGGACTTCGTTAATATCTGGTTATTCACGTTGTGGCCTCGGAGAGGAGGCCATTCTTTTATTTCGAAGGATGAAGAGGCGCCGTGTATTTGCTAACAATCTTACCGTCGTTAGTATTCTTAGTGCTTGTGGTTCCATAGGATCTTTATGTCTTGGAAAAGAAGTTCATGCACAGATAATAAAGAATTCCGACATTGGAAACATTCACATTGGGAGCACGCTCATTTGGTTCTATTGTAAATACGGGGAGTATGCTTACGCTGCAAGAGTTTTAGAAGCTATGCCAGCAAAAGATGTCATTTCATGGACTGCAATTATCTCGGGTCTCACCAGTCTTGGCCATGGCTCAGAGGCACTGGAATTCTTGAATGATATGTTATTGGAAGGTGTGGAACCAAACCCCTTCACTTATTCTTCTGCTTTAAAAGCCTGTTCGAAGCTGGAAGCTATCACTTCTGGTAAATGGCTCCATGCCTGTGTGAGTAAGACCAGCAGTCTGTCAAATGTGTTTGTGGGCAGTGCACTGATTGATATGTACATGAGGTGTGGCTGCACTTCAGATGCTTTGAGAGTCTTTGATACCATGCAAGAACGGAATCTGGTTTCTTGGAAGATGATGGTCATAGGTTATGCTAAAAACGGGCTTTGCCAGGAAGCTTTAAAGTTTATGTACCGAATGCAAGAAGAGGGATTATACATAGATGACTATGTCCTTGCGACAGTTTTTGGCGCATGTGGAGATGTCAAGTGGCAATTAGAAAGCCCTCCAACTTCTTGCATAGTGTCAAGTTGA